One genomic segment of Paenibacillus xylanexedens includes these proteins:
- a CDS encoding MOSC domain-containing protein, with protein MTLTSDRKPGEGNTAVLAINVGLPQPLPGQKREVLSGIVKHPVSDAVFLSFTGMTGDAQADLVHHGGPDKAVCVYDYSRYPALEQLMDRKLDWGACGENLTVEGCAEEDVRIGDVYELGEATVQVSQPRQPCFKLGARYDYKELPVYFQESGYTGFYFRVLQEGEVRPSSIFRRISTDPASMTVLEANRIMHQGKENVDGIQALLAIPALSDSWRQTLMKRLSKLENK; from the coding sequence ATGACACTCACATCTGATCGAAAGCCAGGGGAGGGCAATACAGCTGTTCTGGCCATTAATGTAGGACTGCCGCAGCCGCTCCCTGGGCAGAAGCGTGAAGTGCTGAGCGGCATTGTGAAACATCCTGTATCCGACGCGGTTTTCCTGTCATTCACTGGAATGACAGGGGACGCGCAGGCGGATCTGGTGCATCATGGCGGCCCTGACAAAGCCGTTTGTGTATACGATTACAGTCGTTATCCGGCGCTGGAACAACTGATGGATCGCAAGCTGGATTGGGGAGCTTGTGGAGAAAATCTGACGGTTGAAGGCTGTGCCGAAGAAGACGTACGGATTGGTGATGTGTACGAGTTGGGCGAAGCCACAGTGCAGGTCAGTCAGCCCAGACAACCTTGCTTCAAGCTGGGTGCGAGGTATGATTATAAGGAGCTGCCTGTTTATTTTCAGGAGAGTGGATATACCGGCTTTTACTTTCGTGTACTGCAAGAAGGTGAGGTAAGGCCTTCATCGATATTTCGACGGATCAGCACCGATCCAGCCTCAATGACGGTTCTTGAAGCCAATCGAATCATGCATCAGGGGAAAGAAAATGTCGATGGTATTCAGGCGTTGCTGGCCATTCCTGCGCTGTCAGACAGCTGGAGGCAAACGTTAATGAAACGATTGTCCAAGCTGGAGAACAAGTAG
- a CDS encoding ROK family protein, with the protein MTILGAIEAGGTKFVCGIGTENGEVLERVSFPTTTPEETMAQVISFFEGKGIEALGVGSFGPIDPIEGSPTYGYITTTPKPHWGQYNVIGKLKEHFDVPMTFDTDVNGAALGEATWGAAQGLESCLYITVGTGIGAGAVVGGKMVHGLSHPEMGHIIVRRHPEDTYEGFCPYHGDCLEGLAAGPAINKRWEQPAYELPADHKAWEIEAHYLAHALMNYVLILSPQKIVMGGGVMKQEHLFPMVRSKLQELLAGYVQHPALQSDIDQYVVSPGLGDNAGLCGSLALAKLALNK; encoded by the coding sequence ATGACGATCTTAGGCGCAATTGAAGCAGGCGGAACCAAATTTGTATGTGGTATTGGCACAGAAAACGGAGAAGTTCTGGAACGCGTAAGTTTTCCAACAACAACACCGGAAGAGACCATGGCTCAAGTGATTTCGTTTTTTGAAGGCAAAGGCATTGAAGCTCTGGGTGTAGGTTCATTTGGTCCGATTGATCCGATTGAAGGAAGCCCAACATATGGTTATATCACAACAACACCAAAACCACATTGGGGACAGTATAACGTGATTGGCAAGCTCAAGGAGCATTTTGATGTACCGATGACATTTGATACGGATGTGAATGGTGCGGCACTTGGAGAAGCAACCTGGGGCGCTGCACAAGGTCTTGAGAGCTGTCTGTATATCACTGTGGGTACAGGTATTGGTGCAGGTGCTGTGGTTGGCGGTAAAATGGTCCATGGATTGTCACATCCAGAGATGGGACATATCATTGTACGCAGACATCCAGAGGATACATACGAGGGTTTCTGTCCGTATCATGGTGACTGCCTTGAAGGCCTTGCAGCTGGCCCAGCCATTAACAAACGTTGGGAGCAACCGGCTTATGAACTGCCTGCAGATCATAAAGCTTGGGAGATCGAAGCACATTACCTGGCACATGCACTGATGAATTATGTTCTCATTCTCTCTCCGCAGAAAATCGTCATGGGTGGCGGAGTAATGAAGCAGGAGCACCTGTTCCCGATGGTTCGTAGCAAACTGCAGGAGTTGCTGGCTGGATACGTTCAGCATCCGGCGCTTCAATCCGACATTGACCAGTATGTTGTTTCACCAGGACTTGGCGACAATGCAGGGCTGTGTGGTTCGCTGGCGCTTGCCAAATTGGCATTGAATAAGTAG
- a CDS encoding HRDC domain-containing protein: protein MEVIFMNRLSRMSDQNAEYAQLWIGEEEDSWQLGWSRYEEGEREDSIWYEGTSWEELLHIYRHQLAIQMSEGYRPQLQGLFHENDDLKSRSYGGQRLHCYSELYGNEQLYTDLCTWRRKRAVSDRKAPYFIATNRLLRLISAFVPQSLDELMQLPGVGESKATEYGTEWMEITNGLERSTTFPLDWVYTALKEEEYESWLYKQREQKYKQELDKFTTRKQVLEGMKEGYTLEEIVNRSGLSRRELVELLEALDQEGYDTDCLLDVELAVMPENEQEAVWSAYEELGDTFLKPVLHKVYGGEKPDGGSLEQVYERLRMIRIRFRRHAETEKNVG from the coding sequence ATGGAAGTCATTTTCATGAACAGATTGTCCAGAATGTCAGATCAGAATGCAGAGTATGCACAGTTATGGATTGGGGAAGAGGAAGATAGTTGGCAGCTGGGATGGAGTCGCTACGAGGAAGGAGAGCGTGAGGATAGCATCTGGTATGAAGGGACTTCTTGGGAGGAGCTGCTTCATATTTACCGTCATCAGCTTGCCATACAGATGAGTGAGGGGTACCGACCGCAGTTGCAGGGATTATTTCATGAGAATGATGATCTGAAATCACGCAGTTATGGTGGACAGCGACTCCATTGTTACAGTGAGTTGTACGGCAATGAGCAATTATATACGGATCTGTGCACATGGCGCAGGAAGAGAGCTGTGTCTGACCGGAAGGCACCGTATTTTATTGCAACGAATCGTCTGCTGCGTTTGATCAGTGCCTTTGTTCCGCAATCGCTGGATGAACTGATGCAACTGCCGGGCGTAGGAGAGAGCAAAGCGACTGAGTATGGTACGGAATGGATGGAGATTACAAACGGGCTGGAGCGTTCAACGACATTCCCGCTGGACTGGGTATACACGGCGCTGAAGGAAGAAGAGTATGAGAGTTGGTTATACAAGCAGAGAGAGCAGAAGTACAAGCAGGAACTTGATAAGTTCACCACGCGTAAGCAGGTGCTTGAAGGCATGAAGGAAGGGTATACGTTAGAGGAGATTGTTAATCGATCCGGATTATCCCGACGCGAGTTGGTTGAGCTGTTAGAGGCACTGGATCAAGAAGGTTATGACACCGATTGTCTTCTTGATGTGGAGCTGGCAGTGATGCCAGAGAACGAACAAGAGGCCGTATGGAGTGCGTATGAGGAGCTGGGAGATACGTTCCTGAAGCCAGTATTACATAAGGTGTATGGAGGAGAGAAACCCGATGGAGGAAGTCTGGAGCAGGTCTATGAAAGACTGCGCATGATTCGAATCCGCTTCCGTCGGCACGCAGAGACAGAGAAGAATGTTGGTTAA
- the corA gene encoding magnesium/cobalt transporter CorA encodes MKIRLVNNGVFIPVDDIQQALTPPAEGFYWIDADVDDLAVLQPLFLMHDLAVEDCLSDEEQRPKIEIYENHYFIVINSIRFDDEEIFLRAVNLFLGRHFIISVTKHKISELRTLKPILWEQEISTPDRLLYLLVDLIVDNYFTVGDRIEARIEKLEEDILMHTKKSHLNEIIGLRSEILWLKKVLGPQKEVINTLNKKDLRLIDDQLQKYFSDIYENAVKISETFETYRDLMGNLREAYQSSIANRANEIMRVFTAITTVFMPLTVITGIYGMNFTNMPELNWKYSYFVVIGLMVTLGLSMFFIFRKKDWV; translated from the coding sequence ATGAAAATACGGTTGGTAAACAACGGTGTATTTATTCCGGTGGACGACATTCAGCAGGCGCTGACTCCACCAGCGGAAGGATTTTACTGGATTGATGCAGACGTAGACGATTTGGCGGTACTTCAGCCGCTGTTCTTGATGCATGATCTGGCTGTGGAAGACTGTCTTAGTGACGAAGAACAACGTCCGAAGATTGAAATTTATGAGAACCATTATTTTATTGTGATTAATAGCATCCGTTTTGATGATGAAGAGATATTTCTACGTGCGGTCAACTTATTCCTTGGCAGACATTTCATTATTAGTGTTACAAAGCACAAGATCAGCGAATTGCGCACACTGAAACCCATCCTGTGGGAACAGGAAATCAGTACACCGGATCGTCTGCTGTATTTGCTGGTTGACTTGATTGTTGATAATTATTTCACCGTAGGTGACCGAATTGAAGCACGGATCGAGAAGCTTGAGGAAGACATTCTGATGCACACCAAAAAGTCACATCTGAATGAAATCATTGGGCTGCGCAGTGAGATTCTGTGGCTGAAGAAAGTGCTCGGACCTCAGAAAGAGGTCATTAACACCCTGAACAAAAAAGATCTGCGTCTCATCGATGATCAACTGCAAAAGTATTTCAGTGACATCTATGAGAATGCTGTAAAAATATCTGAAACCTTTGAGACTTATCGCGACCTGATGGGCAACTTGCGAGAAGCCTACCAATCCAGTATTGCGAACCGGGCGAATGAGATCATGCGTGTATTTACCGCCATTACCACGGTCTTCATGCCGCTGACGGTCATTACCGGTATATACGGCATGAACTTTACGAATATGCCAGAGCTTAACTGGAAATACAGCTATTTTGTTGTGATTGGCCTGATGGTTACCCTGGGCCTGAGCATGTTCTTCATTTTCCGCAAGAAAGACTGGGTATGA